A window of Xylophilus sp. GW821-FHT01B05 contains these coding sequences:
- a CDS encoding TlpA disulfide reductase family protein, which yields MTEPDHAPVPVVLEGAHSSRRWLLGSAAVVALLAGAGLSWRRYATSAGAASGDTADALWQQSFETPAGAPLDLQALRGRPLLVNFWATWCPPCVEELPMLDSFHREQAGRAGAAWQVLGVAVDQPSSVRRFLQKTPVAFPIAMAGLQGTDLSKTLGNTQGGLPFTVAIGQDGAVLHRKMGQLSHDDLASWSRA from the coding sequence ATGACTGAACCTGACCACGCCCCTGTTCCCGTTGTTCTGGAGGGGGCGCATTCGAGCCGGCGCTGGCTGCTCGGCTCGGCCGCCGTGGTGGCGCTGCTGGCGGGCGCGGGGCTGTCCTGGCGCCGCTATGCCACATCTGCTGGCGCTGCTTCTGGCGATACCGCCGATGCGCTGTGGCAGCAAAGTTTCGAGACACCGGCCGGCGCGCCGCTGGACCTGCAAGCGCTGCGTGGCCGCCCGCTGCTGGTCAACTTCTGGGCCACCTGGTGCCCGCCTTGCGTCGAAGAGTTGCCCATGCTCGACAGCTTCCACCGCGAGCAGGCCGGCCGTGCCGGCGCCGCCTGGCAGGTGCTGGGCGTGGCGGTGGACCAGCCCTCATCGGTGCGCCGTTTTCTGCAGAAAACGCCGGTGGCCTTCCCCATCGCCATGGCCGGGCTGCAGGGCACGGACCTGTCCAAGACTTTGGGCAATACGCAGGGCGGTCTTCCCTTTACGGTTGCTATCGGTCAGGATGGGGCGGTGCTGCACCGTAAAATGGGCCAGCTCAGCCACGACGATCTGGCCTCCTGGTCCAGGGCCTGA
- the accB gene encoding acetyl-CoA carboxylase biotin carboxyl carrier protein, producing MDLRKLKTLIDLVSESNVSELEITEAEGKVRIVKGGGAVVPQFIPAPVLAPAAAAAPAAAAAPAVAAAPEVPAGHIVKSPMVGTLYHAASPGAKAFVEVGSQVKQGDTICIIEAMKILNEIEADKSGTIVQILAENGQAVEYGQSLFVIA from the coding sequence ATGGACCTGCGCAAGCTGAAAACCTTGATCGACCTCGTATCAGAGTCGAACGTCTCGGAACTGGAAATCACCGAAGCCGAGGGCAAGGTCCGCATTGTCAAAGGTGGCGGCGCCGTGGTGCCGCAGTTCATCCCGGCACCGGTGCTGGCACCGGCCGCTGCAGCGGCTCCTGCCGCAGCCGCCGCGCCCGCCGTTGCCGCTGCACCCGAAGTGCCGGCTGGCCACATCGTCAAGTCGCCCATGGTCGGCACGCTCTACCACGCTGCCAGCCCGGGCGCCAAGGCCTTCGTGGAAGTGGGCTCCCAGGTCAAGCAGGGCGACACCATCTGCATCATTGAAGCCATGAAGATCCTCAATGAGATCGAGGCCGACAAGAGCGGCACGATCGTCCAGATCCTGGCCGAGAACGGACAGGCCGTCGAGTACGGCCAATCGCTGTTCGTGATCGCTTGA